Proteins co-encoded in one Acipenser ruthenus chromosome 3, fAciRut3.2 maternal haplotype, whole genome shotgun sequence genomic window:
- the LOC117435818 gene encoding epiplakin-like, protein MANQEKSDTHLTGIMGEKQYSNGEPGLNPKFQGLRRQVTASQLLEAEIIEKELVDQLNQGKVTFEGVNKMESVQKYLQGTNSIAGVLVQSSTEKMSIYQAMRKGILRPGTALILLEAQAATGFLIDPVKNKKLSVEQAVAEGLVGTELKDKLLSAERAVTGYTDPYTKKTISLFQALKKDLIVKDHGIRLLEAQIATGGIIDPINSHRVPVEVAYKRGYFDEEMSLILSDPSDDTKGFFDPNTHENLTYLQLLERGVKDPQTGLCLLSLVKEGERYVYNDAQMQSALKSATTNRVAGKFKGQTVSIWELLYSEYITEEKRRELLQQYKSGSLTIQQFTETIITMVEQSIKTTTTTTTTTTTTTKTETDSKFQGLRRQVTARQLLESKIIQKGLFDQLKQGMVTFEAVNKMESVQKYLQGTNSIAGVLVQSSTEKMSIYQAMRKGILRPGTALILLEAQAATGFLIDPVKNKKLSVEQAVAEGLVGTELKDKLLSAERAVTGYTDSYTKKTISLFQALKKDLIVKDHGIRLLEAQIATGGIIDPINSHRVPVEVAYKRGYFDEEMSLILSDPSDDTKGFFDPNTHENLTYLQLLERGVKDPQTGLCLLSLVKEGERYVYNDAQMQSALKSATTNRVAGKFKGQTVSIWELLYSEYITEEKRRELLQQYKSGSLTIQQFIETIITMVEQSIKTTTTTTTTTTTTKTETDSKFQGLRRQVTARQLLESKIIQKELFDQLKQGMVTFEAVNKMESVQKYLQGTNSIAGVLVQSSTEKMSIYQAMRKGILRPGTALILLEAQAATGFLIDPVKNKKLSVEQAVAEGLVGTELKDKLLSAERAVTGYTDPYTKKTISLFQALKKDLIVKDHGIRLLEAQIATGGIIDPINSHRVPVEVAYKRGYFDEEMSLILSDPSDDTKGFFDPNTHENLTYMQLLERGVKDPQTGLCLLSLVKEGERYVYNDAQMQSALKSATTNRVAGKFKGQTVSIWELLYSEYITEEKRRELLQQYKSGSLTIQQFTETIITMVEQSIKTTTTTTTTTTTTKTETDSKFQGLRRQVTARQLLESKIIQKGLFDQLKQGMVTFEAVNKMESVQKYLQGTNSIAGVLVQSSTEKMSIYQAMRKGILRPGTALILLEAQAATGFLIDPVKNKKLSVEQAVAEGLVGTELKDKLLSAERAVTGYTDPYTKKTISLFQALKKDLIVKDHGIRLLEAQIATGGIIDPINSHRVPVEVAYKRGYFDEEMSLILSDPSDDTKGFFDPNTHENLTYLQLLERGVKDPQTGLCLLSLVKEGERYVYNDAQMQSALKSATTNRVAGKFKGQTVSIWELLYSEYITEEKRRELLQQYKSGSLTIQQFTETIITMVEQSIKTTTTTTTTTTTTKTETDSKFQGLRRQVTASQLLVSKIIEKELFDQLKQGMVTFEAVNKMESVQKYLQGTNSIAGVLVQSSTEKMSIYQAMRKGILRPGTALILLEAQAATGFLIDPVKNKKLSVEQAVAEGLVGTELKDKLLSAERAVTGYTDPYTKNTISLFQALKKDLIVKDHGIRLLEAQIATGGIIDPINSHRVPVEVAYKRGYFDEEMSLILSDPSDDTKGFFDPNTHENLTYLQLLERGVKDPQTGLCLLSLVKEGERYVYNDAQMQSALKSATTNRVAGKFKGQTVSIWELLYSEYITEEKRRELLQQYKSGSLTIQQFTETIITMVEQSIKTTTTTTTTTTTTKTETDSKFQGLRRQVTASQLLVSKIIEKELFDQLKQGMVTFEAVNKMESVQKYLQGTNSIAGVLVQSSTEKMSIYQAMRKGILRPGTALILLEAQAATGFLIDPVKNKKLSVEQAVAEGLVGTELKDKLLSAERAVTGYTDPYTKNTISLFQALKKDLIVKDHGIRLLEAQIATGGIIDPINSHRVPVEVAYKRGYFDEEMSLILSDPSDDTKGFFDPNTHENLTYLQLLERGVKDPQTGLCLLSLVKEGERYVYNDAQMQSALKSATTNRVAGKFKGQTVSIWELLYSEYITEEKRRELLQQYKSGSLTIQQFTETIITMVEQSIKTTTTTTTTTTTTKTETDSKFQGLRRQVTARQLLESKIIQKGLFDQLKQGMVTFEAVNKMESVQKYLQGTNSIAGVLVQSSTEKMSIYQAMRKGILRPGTALILLEAQAATGFLIDPVKNKKLSVEQAVAEGLVGTELKDKLLSAERAVTGYTDPYTKKTISLFQALKKDLIVKDHGIRLLEAQIATGGIIDPINSHRVPVEVAYKRGYFDEEMSLILSDPSDDTKGFFDPNTHENLTYLQLLERGVKDPQTGLCLLSLVKEGERYVYNDAQMQSALKSATTNRVAGKFKGQTVSIWELLYSEYITEEKRRELLQQYKSGSLTIQQFTETIITMVEQSIKTTTTTTTTTTTTKTETDSKFQGLRRQVTARQLLESKIIQKELFDQLKQGMVTFEAVNKMESVQKYLQGTNSIAGVLVQSSTEKMSIYQAMRKGILRPGTALILLEAQAATGFLIDPVKNKKLSVEQAVAEGLVGTELKDKLLSAERAVTGYTDPYTKKTISLFQALKKDLIVKDHGIRLLEAQIATGGIIDPINSHRVPVEVAYKRGYFDEEMSLILSDPSDDTKGFFDPNTHENLTYLQLLERGVKDPQTGLCLLSLVKEGERYVYNDAQMQSALKSATTNRVAGKFKGQTVSIWELLYSEYITEEKRRELLQQYKSGSLTIQQFTETIITMVEQSIKTTTTTTTTTTTTKTETDSKFQGLRRQVTASQLLVSKIIEKELFDQLKQGMVTFEAVNKMESVQKYLQGTNSIAGVLVQSSTEKMSIYQAMRKGILRPGTALILLEAQAATGFLIDPVKNKKLSVEQAVAEGLVGTELKQKLLSAERAVTGYTDPYTKNTISLFQALKKDLIVKDHGIRLLEAQIATGGIIDPINSHRVPVEVAYKRGYFDEEMSLILSDPSDDTKGFFDPNTHENLTYMQLLERGVKDPQTGLCLLSLKK, encoded by the coding sequence ATGGCAAACCAAGAAAAGAGTGATACCCATCTGACAGGCATCATGGGTGAAAAGCAGTACAGCAATGGAGAGCCTGGTTTAAATCCAAAATTCCAAGGTCTCAGAAGACAGGTCACAGCCAGTCAGCTATTAGAGGCTGAAATCATTGAGAAGGAGCTGGTGGATCAACTGAATCAAGGAAAAGTGACTTTTGAAGGAGTTAACAAAATGGAATCAGTGCAAAAGTACCTGCAAGGAACCAACAGCATTGCAGGAGTGCTAGTGCAGTCCTCCACAGAGAAGATGAGTATCTACCAGGCCATGAGGAAAGGGATTCTGAGACCAGGCACTGCACTGATTCTCCTGGAAGCCCAGGCCGCAACTGGATTTCTCATTGACCCAGTGAAGAATAAAAAGCTGTCTGTAGAACAAGCAGTGGCTGAAGGACTGGTGGGCACAGAACTGAAAGATAAACTCTTGTCAGCAGAGAGGGCTGTCACTGGGTACACTGATCCTTACACTAAGAAGACAATCTCCTTGTTCCAAGCCTTGAAAAAAGACCTGATAGTAAAGGATCACGGGATACGCCTGCTGGAAGCTCAGATCGCCACTGGGGGCATCATTGACCCGAtcaacagccaccgtgtgcctgtGGAGGTGGCCTACAAGCGGGGATACTTTGATGAAGAGATGAGTCTGATTCTCTCTGACCCAAGCGATGACACCAAAGGGTTTTTCGACCCCAACACTCACGAGAATCTCACCTACTTGCAGCTGCTGGAGAGGGGTGTAAAAGATCCACAAACCGGACTCTGCTTACTTAGCCTGGTTAAGGAAGGAGAACGGTATGTTTACAATGATGCACAAATGCAGAGTGCCCTCAAGTCAGCTACAACCAACAGGGTAGCAGGGAAGTTCAAGGGCCAGACAGTTTCCATCTGGGAACTGCTCTATTCTGAATACATCACTGAGGAGAAAAGGAGAGAGCTTCTGCAGCAGTACAAGTCGGGAAGTTTGACAATTCAGCAATTCACAGAGACCATCATTACCATGGTTGAGCAGAGTATTAAAACAACAACCacgacgacaacaacaacaacaacaaccacaaaaacAGAAACCGACTCAAAATTCCAAGGTCTCAGAAGACAGGTCACAGCCAGACAGCTATTAGAGTCTAAAATCATTCAGAAGGGGCTGTTTGATCAACTGAAGCAAGGAATGGTGACTTTTGAAGCAGTCAACAAAATGGAATCAGTGCAGAAGTACCTGCAAGGAACCAACAGCATTGCAGGAGTGCTAGTGCAGTCCTCCACAGAGAAGATGAGTATCTACCAGGCCATGAGGAAAGGAATTCTGAGACCAGGCACTGCACTGATTCTCCTGGAAGCCCAGGCCGCAACTGGATTTCTTATTGACCCAGTGAAGAATAAAAAGCTGTCTGTAGAACAAGCAGTGGCTGAAGGACTGGTGGGCACAGAACTGAAAGATAAACTCTTGTCAGCAGAGAGGGCTGTCACTGGGTACACTGATTCTTACACTAAGAAGACAATCTCCTTGTTCCAAGCCTTGAAAAAAGACCTGATAGTAAAGGATCACGGGATACGCCTGCTGGAAGCTCAGATCGCCACTGGGGGCATCATTGACCCGAtcaacagccaccgtgtgcctgtGGAGGTGGCCTACAAGCGGGGATACTTTGATGAAGAGATGAGTCTGATTCTCTCTGACCCAAGCGATGACACCAAAGGGTTTTTCGACCCCAACACTCACGAGAATCTCACCTACTTGCAGCTGCTGGAGAGGGGTGTAAAAGATCCACAAACCGGACTCTGCTTACTTAGCCTGGTTAAGGAAGGAGAACGGTATGTTTACAATGATGCACAAATGCAGAGTGCCCTCAAGTCAGCTACAACCAACAGGGTAGCAGGGAAGTTCAAGGGCCAGACAGTTTCCATCTGGGAACTGCTCTATTCTGAATACATCACCGAGGAGAAAAGGAGAGAGCTTCTGCAGCAGTACAAGTCGGGAAGTTTGACAATTCAGCAATTCATAGAGACCATCATTACCATGGTTGAGCAGAGTATTAAAACAACAACCacgacgacaacaacaacaacaaccacaaaaacAGAAACCGACTCAAAATTCCAAGGTCTCAGAAGACAGGTCACAGCCAGACAGCTATTAGAGTCTAAAATCATTCAGAAGGAGCTGTTTGATCAACTGAAACAAGGAATGGTGACTTTTGAAGCAGTCAACAAAATGGAATCAGTGCAGAAGTACCTGCAAGGAACCAACAGCATTGCAGGAGTGCTAGTGCAGTCCTCCACAGAGAAGATGAGTATCTACCAGGCCATGAGGAAAGGAATTCTGAGACCAGGCACTGCACTGATTCTCCTGGAAGCCCAGGCCGCAACTGGATTTCTCATTGACCCAGTGAAGAATAAAAAGCTGTCTGTAGAACAAGCAGTGGCTGAAGGACTGGTGGGCACAGAACTGAAAGATAAACTCTTGTCAGCAGAGAGGGCTGTCACTGGTTACACTGATCCTTACACTAAGAAGACAATCTCCTTGTTCCAAGCCTTGAAAAAAGACCTGATAGTAAAGGATCACGGGATACGCCTGCTGGAAGCTCAGATCGCCACTGGGGGCATCATTGACCCGAtcaacagccaccgtgtgcctgtGGAGGTGGCCTACAAGCGGGGATACTTTGATGAAGAGATGAGTCTGATTCTCTCTGACCCAAGCGATGACACCAAAGGGTTTTTCGACCCCAACACTCACGAGAATCTCACCTACATGCAGCTGCTGGAGAGGGGTGTAAAAGATCCACAAACCGGACTCTGCTTACTTAGCCTGGTTAAGGAAGGAGAACGGTATGTTTACAATGATGCACAAATGCAGAGTGCCCTCAAGTCAGCTACAACCAACAGGGTAGCAGGGAAGTTCAAGGGCCAGACAGTTTCCATCTGGGAACTGCTCTATTCTGAATACATCACCGAGGAGAAAAGGAGAGAGCTTCTGCAGCAGTACAAGTCGGGAAGTTTGACAATTCAGCAATTCACAGAGACCATCATTACCATGGTTGAGCAGAGTATTAAAACAACAACCacgacgacaacaacaacaacaaccacaaaaacAGAAACCGACTCAAAATTCCAAGGTCTCAGAAGACAGGTCACAGCCAGACAGCTATTAGAGTCTAAAATCATTCAGAAGGGGCTGTTTGATCAACTGAAGCAAGGAATGGTGACTTTTGAAGCAGTCAACAAAATGGAATCAGTGCAGAAGTACCTGCAAGGAACCAACAGCATTGCAGGAGTGCTAGTGCAGTCCTCCACAGAGAAGATGAGTATCTACCAGGCCATGAGGAAAGGAATTCTGAGACCAGGCACTGCACTGATTCTCCTGGAAGCCCAGGCCGCAACTGGATTTCTTATTGACCCAGTGAAGAATAAAAAGCTGTCTGTAGAACAAGCAGTGGCTGAAGGACTGGTGGGCACAGAACTGAAAGATAAACTCTTGTCAGCAGAGAGGGCTGTCACTGGGTACACTGATCCTTACACTAAGAAGACAATCTCCTTGTTCCAAGCCTTGAAAAAAGACCTGATAGTAAAGGATCACGGGATACGCCTGCTGGAAGCTCAGATCGCCACTGGGGGCATCATTGACCCGAtcaacagccaccgtgtgcctgtGGAGGTGGCCTACAAGCGGGGATACTTTGATGAAGAGATGAGTCTGATTCTCTCTGACCCAAGCGATGACACCAAAGGGTTTTTCGACCCCAACACTCACGAGAATCTCACCTACTTGCAGCTGCTGGAGAGGGGTGTAAAAGATCCACAAACCGGACTCTGCTTACTTAGCCTGGTTAAGGAAGGAGAACGGTATGTTTACAATGATGCACAAATGCAGAGTGCCCTCAAGTCAGCTACAACCAACAGGGTAGCAGGGAAGTTCAAGGGCCAGACAGTTTCCATCTGGGAACTGCTCTATTCTGAATACATCACCGAGGAGAAAAGGAGAGAGCTTCTGCAGCAGTACAAGTCGGGAAGTTTGACAATTCAGCAATTCACAGAGACCATCATTACCATGGTTGAGCAGAGTATTAAAACAACAACCacgacgacaacaacaacaacaaccacaaaaacAGAAACCGACTCAAAATTCCAAGGTCTCAGAAGACAGGTCACAGCCAGTCAGCTATTAGTGTCTAAAATCATTGAGAAGGAGCTGTTTGATCAACTGAAACAAGGAATGGTGACTTTTGAAGCAGTCAACAAAATGGAATCAGTGCAGAAGTACCTGCAAGGAACCAACAGCATTGCAGGAGTGCTAGTGCAGTCCTCCACAGAGAAGATGAGTATCTACCAGGCCATGAGGAAAGGAATTCTGAGACCAGGCACTGCACTGATTCTCCTGGAAGCCCAGGCCGCAACTGGATTTCTTATTGACCCAGTGAAGAATAAAAAGCTGTCTGTAGAACAAGCAGTGGCTGAAGGACTGGTGGGCACAGAACTGAAAGATAAACTCTTGTCAGCAGAGAGGGCTGTCACTGGGTACACTGATCCTTACACTAAGAATACAATCTCCTTGTTCCAAGCCTTGAAAAAAGACCTGATAGTAAAGGATCACGGGATACGCCTGCTGGAAGCTCAGATCGCCACTGGGGGCATCATTGACCCGAtcaacagccaccgtgtgcctgtGGAGGTGGCCTACAAGCGGGGATACTTTGATGAAGAGATGAGTCTGATTCTCTCTGACCCAAGCGATGACACCAAAGGGTTTTTCGACCCCAACACTCACGAGAATCTCACCTACTTGCAGCTGCTGGAGAGGGGTGTAAAAGATCCACAAACCGGACTCTGCTTACTTAGCCTGGTTAAGGAAGGAGAACGGTATGTTTACAATGATGCACAAATGCAGAGTGCCCTCAAGTCAGCTACAACCAACAGGGTAGCAGGGAAGTTCAAGGGCCAGACAGTTTCCATCTGGGAACTGCTCTATTCTGAATACATCACCGAGGAGAAAAGGAGAGAGCTTCTGCAGCAGTACAAGTCGGGAAGTTTGACAATTCAGCAATTCACAGAGACCATCATTACCATGGTTGAGCAGAGTATTAAAACAACAACCacgacgacaacaacaacaacaaccacaaaaacAGAAACCGACTCAAAATTCCAAGGTCTCAGAAGACAGGTCACAGCCAGTCAGCTATTAGTGTCTAAAATCATTGAGAAGGAGCTGTTTGATCAACTGAAACAAGGAATGGTGACTTTTGAAGCAGTCAACAAAATGGAATCAGTGCAGAAGTACCTGCAAGGAACCAACAGCATTGCAGGAGTGCTAGTGCAGTCCTCCACAGAGAAGATGAGTATCTACCAGGCCATGAGGAAAGGAATTCTGAGACCAGGCACTGCACTGATTCTCCTGGAAGCCCAGGCCGCAACTGGATTTCTTATTGACCCAGTGAAGAATAAAAAGCTGTCTGTAGAACAAGCAGTGGCTGAAGGACTGGTGGGCACAGAACTGAAAGATAAACTCTTGTCAGCAGAGAGGGCTGTCACTGGGTACACTGATCCTTACACTAAGAATACAATCTCCTTGTTCCAAGCCTTGAAAAAAGACCTGATAGTAAAGGATCACGGGATACGCCTGCTGGAAGCTCAGATCGCCACTGGGGGCATCATTGACCCGAtcaacagccaccgtgtgcctgtGGAGGTGGCCTACAAGCGGGGATACTTTGATGAAGAGATGAGTCTGATTCTCTCTGACCCAAGCGATGACACCAAAGGGTTTTTCGACCCCAACACTCACGAGAATCTCACCTACTTGCAGCTGCTGGAGAGGGGTGTAAAAGATCCACAAACCGGACTCTGCTTACTTAGCCTGGTTAAGGAAGGAGAACGGTATGTTTACAATGATGCACAAATGCAGAGTGCCCTCAAGTCAGCTACAACCAACAGGGTAGCAGGGAAGTTCAAGGGCCAGACAGTTTCCATCTGGGAACTGCTCTATTCTGAATACATCACCGAGGAGAAAAGGAGAGAGCTTCTGCAGCAGTACAAGTCGGGAAGTTTGACAATTCAGCAATTCACAGAGACCATCATTACCATGGTTGAGCAGAGTATTAAAACAACAACCacgacgacaacaacaacaacaaccacaaaaacAGAAACCGACTCAAAATTCCAAGGTCTCAGAAGACAGGTCACAGCCAGACAGCTATTAGAGTCTAAAATCATTCAGAAGGGGCTGTTTGATCAACTGAAGCAAGGAATGGTGACTTTTGAAGCAGTCAACAAAATGGAATCAGTGCAGAAGTACCTGCAAGGAACCAACAGCATTGCAGGAGTGCTAGTGCAGTCCTCCACAGAGAAGATGAGTATCTACCAGGCCATGAGGAAAGGAATTCTGAGACCAGGCACTGCACTGATTCTCCTGGAAGCCCAGGCCGCAACTGGATTTCTTATTGACCCAGTGAAGAATAAAAAGCTGTCTGTAGAACAAGCAGTGGCTGAAGGACTGGTGGGCACAGAACTGAAAGATAAACTCTTGTCAGCAGAGAGGGCTGTCACTGGGTACACTGATCCTTACACTAAGAAGACAATCTCCTTGTTCCAAGCCTTGAAAAAAGACCTGATAGTAAAGGATCACGGGATACGCCTGCTGGAAGCTCAGATCGCCACTGGGGGCATCATTGACCCGAtcaacagccaccgtgtgcctgtGGAGGTGGCCTACAAGCGGGGATACTTTGATGAAGAGATGAGTCTGATTCTCTCTGACCCAAGCGATGACACCAAAGGGTTTTTCGACCCCAACACTCACGAGAATCTCACCTACTTGCAGCTGCTGGAGAGGGGTGTAAAAGATCCACAAACCGGACTCTGCTTACTTAGCCTGGTTAAGGAAGGAGAACGGTATGTTTACAATGATGCACAAATGCAGAGTGCCCTCAAGTCAGCTACAACCAACAGGGTAGCAGGGAAGTTCAAGGGCCAGACAGTTTCCATCTGGGAACTGCTCTATTCTGAATACATCACCGAGGAGAAAAGGAGAGAGCTTCTGCAGCAGTACAAGTCGGGAAGTTTGACAATTCAGCAATTCACAGAGACCATCATTACCATGGTTGAGCAGAGTATTAAAACAACAACCacgacgacaacaacaacaacaaccacaaaaacAGAAACTGACTCAAAATTCCAAGGTCTCAGAAGACAGGTCACAGCCAGACAGCTATTAGAGTCTAAAATCATTCAGAAGGAGCTGTTTGATCAACTGAAACAAGGAATGGTGACTTTTGAAGCAGTCAACAAAATGGAATCAGTGCAGAAGTACCTGCAAGGAACCAACAGCATTGCAGGAGTGCTAGTGCAGTCCTCCACAGAGAAGATGAGTATCTACCAGGCCATGAGGAAAGGAATTCTGAGACCAGGCACTGCACTGATTCTCCTGGAAGCCCAGGCCGCAACTGGATTTCTCATTGACCCAGTGAAGAATAAAAAGCTGTCTGTAGAACAAGCAGTGGCTGAAGGACTGGTGGGCACAGAACTGAAAGATAAACTCTTGTCAGCAGAGAGGGCTGTCACTGGGTACACTGATCCTTACACTAAGAAGACAATCTCCTTGTTCCAAGCCTTGAAAAAAGACCTGATAGTAAAGGATCACGGGATACGCCTGCTGGAAGCTCAGATCGCCACTGGGGGCATCATTGACCCGAtcaacagccaccgtgtgcctgtGGAGGTGGCCTACAAGCGGGGATACTTTGATGAAGAGATGAGTCTGATTCTCTCTGACCCAAGCGATGACACCAAAGGGTTTTTCGACCCCAACACTCACGAGAATCTCACCTACTTGCAGCTGCTGGAGAGGGGTGTAAAAGATCCACAAACCGGACTCTGCTTACTTAGCCTGGTTAAGGAAGGAGAACGGTATGTTTACAATGATGCACAAATGCAGAGTGCCCTCAAGTCAGCTACAACCAACAGGGTAGCAGGGAAGTTCAAGGGCCAGACAGTTTCCATCTGGGAACTGCTCTATTCTGAATACATCACCGAGGAGAAAAGGAGAGAGCTTCTGCAGCAGTACAAGTCGGGAAGTTTAACAATTCAGCAATTCACAGAGACCATCATTACCATGGTTGAGCAGAGTATTAAAACAACAACCacgacgacaacaacaacaacaaccacaaaaacAGAAACCGACTCAAAATTCCAAGGTCTCAGAAGACAGGTCACAGCCAGTCAGCTATTAGTGTCTAAAATCATTGAGAAGGAGCTGTTTGATCAACTGAAACAAGGAATG